In Phaeobacter inhibens DSM 16374, the following proteins share a genomic window:
- the phnF gene encoding phosphonate metabolism transcriptional regulator PhnF → MARTAVWKSIAISLTDDIAQGRYQTGDKLPPEVQLSGRFGVNRHTVRRALSEMADQGLVHARRGSGVFVAAQPTEYPIGKRVRFHQNVVRLGRIPAKRILTLETRAAGPREAEALSLDPGAAVHVYDGLSLADGQPIALFQSVFPADNFPDLLAALKETQSVTEALKHCGVADFTRVETRITAKLATATQALHLKISEGSPILRTTGINAGPSGDPVEFGRTWFAGDRVTLTVSDPNSDKADAS, encoded by the coding sequence ATGGCTCGCACCGCGGTCTGGAAATCCATCGCTATCAGTCTCACCGATGATATCGCGCAGGGTCGCTATCAGACCGGAGACAAGCTGCCACCCGAAGTGCAGCTCTCAGGCCGGTTCGGCGTGAACCGGCATACTGTGCGGCGAGCCTTATCTGAGATGGCAGATCAAGGGCTGGTCCATGCCCGACGGGGTTCGGGGGTCTTTGTAGCGGCGCAGCCGACGGAGTATCCGATTGGCAAACGGGTGCGGTTTCACCAGAACGTTGTCCGTCTGGGGCGTATTCCCGCCAAAAGGATCCTGACGCTGGAAACCCGCGCTGCCGGCCCGCGCGAGGCAGAGGCGTTGTCTCTTGATCCCGGTGCGGCCGTCCATGTTTACGACGGGCTGTCACTGGCGGATGGCCAGCCTATCGCACTGTTTCAAAGCGTTTTTCCGGCAGACAACTTTCCAGATCTGCTTGCCGCGCTGAAAGAGACCCAGTCGGTAACAGAAGCGCTGAAACACTGCGGCGTTGCTGATTTCACCAGGGTCGAGACCCGTATCACTGCCAAGCTCGCAACTGCCACACAGGCCTTGCATTTGAAGATTTCTGAAGGCAGCCCAATCTTGCGAACCACAGGTATCAACGCCGGTCCGAGCGGCGATCCGGTTGAGTTCGGACGCACCTGGTTTGCGGGAGACCGCGTCACCCTGACAGTCAGCGACCCAAACAGCGATAAAGCAGACGCCAGTTAA
- a CDS encoding DUF1045 domain-containing protein, protein MTVTRYAIYYVPPAKAEWSRFASSWLGWDVHEGAPLDHPTGTGLDVAAITDVPRKYGLHATIKPPFRLAEGTTSDALAERFAQFAAAAKPVALDGLSLTRLGRFLALCPSGDQLGLNRLAFHCVRDLDEFRARPTLDELEKRRTGGLSSAQEQALVTWGYPYVGDSFRFHITLSGKRPKAELPAIEAVLRDRLVPQLPTPFVIGDLALVGEDSDGRFHMLHRHALSG, encoded by the coding sequence GTGACAGTCACGCGATACGCGATCTATTATGTGCCGCCTGCAAAGGCGGAGTGGAGCCGGTTTGCATCCAGTTGGCTGGGCTGGGACGTGCATGAGGGGGCTCCGTTGGATCACCCCACCGGCACCGGCCTCGACGTCGCGGCCATCACCGATGTGCCGCGTAAATACGGGCTGCACGCGACCATAAAACCGCCGTTTCGGCTTGCGGAGGGCACAACATCTGACGCTCTGGCCGAGCGGTTTGCGCAGTTCGCCGCAGCGGCAAAGCCGGTGGCGCTGGACGGGCTGTCTCTGACCCGGCTTGGCCGTTTCCTCGCCCTGTGTCCGAGCGGGGATCAACTGGGCCTGAACCGTCTTGCTTTTCATTGCGTCCGCGATCTGGATGAGTTTCGCGCGCGCCCCACACTCGATGAGCTGGAAAAACGGCGCACTGGTGGGTTGTCTTCTGCGCAGGAACAAGCGCTGGTAACATGGGGCTACCCTTACGTGGGCGACAGTTTCCGGTTCCACATCACCTTGAGTGGCAAGCGGCCCAAAGCGGAGCTGCCTGCCATAGAGGCTGTGCTGCGGGATCGATTGGTTCCCCAGCTGCCAACGCCTTTCGTCATTGGCGATCTTGCTTTGGTTGGCGAAGATAGCGACGGGCGGTTTCACATGCTGCATCGTCATGCCCTTTCCGGCTGA
- a CDS encoding carbon-phosphorus lyase complex subunit PhnI has translation MYVAVKGGERAIDNAHAWLAEERRGDTSVAELSLAQIREQLSLAVNRVMAEGSLYDPDLAALAIKQARGDLIEAIFLIRAYRTTLPRFGATLPVESSRMACDRRISATFKDAPGGQVLGPTFDYTHRLLDFKLAAEADAEDQPQAQTAEPRDEDTPHILSFLDGENIIEQEVQTDETPGDLTREPMSFPAGRAVRLQSLTRGDEGFILGMAYSTQRGYARNHAFVGELRIGTVPVEMEIPELGFAIEIGEVELTECETVNQFKGSKTVPPQFTRGYGLVFGQSERKSIAMALVDRALRWEELGEDNLGAPAQDEEFVLSHADNIQATGFLEHIKLPHYVDFQSELELVRKLRREAAELAETLAAQEAAE, from the coding sequence ATGTATGTTGCCGTAAAAGGGGGCGAGCGGGCGATTGATAACGCCCATGCCTGGCTCGCAGAGGAACGCCGTGGAGATACCTCCGTAGCGGAGTTGAGCCTCGCCCAGATCCGCGAACAGCTTAGTCTTGCCGTCAACCGGGTAATGGCTGAGGGTTCGCTCTATGATCCTGATCTGGCGGCGCTCGCAATCAAGCAGGCGCGCGGAGATCTGATCGAAGCGATTTTTCTGATCCGTGCTTATCGCACCACCTTGCCGCGGTTTGGCGCGACGCTGCCGGTTGAAAGCAGCCGCATGGCCTGCGATCGCCGGATCTCTGCAACATTCAAGGACGCGCCGGGTGGGCAGGTGCTGGGACCGACGTTCGATTACACTCATCGGCTTTTGGATTTCAAACTGGCTGCTGAGGCCGATGCAGAAGATCAGCCGCAGGCGCAGACAGCCGAGCCTAGGGATGAAGACACCCCGCATATTCTGTCGTTTCTCGATGGGGAAAATATCATCGAGCAGGAGGTTCAAACAGATGAAACGCCGGGTGATCTGACGCGCGAGCCGATGTCATTTCCGGCGGGCCGGGCGGTGCGTCTGCAGTCGCTGACCCGAGGAGATGAAGGCTTTATCCTTGGTATGGCCTATTCGACCCAACGTGGCTATGCGCGCAACCACGCCTTTGTGGGTGAGTTGCGCATCGGCACCGTACCGGTCGAAATGGAGATCCCTGAACTCGGCTTTGCCATTGAGATTGGCGAGGTGGAGCTGACCGAATGCGAGACCGTGAACCAGTTCAAGGGGTCGAAAACCGTGCCACCGCAGTTCACCCGTGGCTATGGACTGGTGTTTGGTCAGTCAGAACGCAAATCTATCGCCATGGCGCTGGTCGATCGCGCCCTGCGCTGGGAAGAACTCGGCGAAGACAACCTTGGCGCCCCGGCGCAGGACGAGGAATTTGTCCTAAGCCACGCCGACAATATTCAGGCCACCGGTTTCCTCGAGCACATCAAACTACCGCATTACGTGGATTTCCAATCCGAACTGGAACTGGTCCGCAAATTGCGCCGCGAGGCGGCCGAGCTGGCAGAAACACTTGCCGCGCAGGAGGCTGCGGAATGA
- the phnL gene encoding phosphonate C-P lyase system protein PhnL: MIELQNVSKSFTLHNQGGAVIPVMEGASLTVAAGECIGLTGASGAGKSTLMRVIYGNYLAASGKVMIGGVDVARAAPREILALRRETLGYVSQFLRVVPRVPTLDVVAEPLLAVGVDLAVARDRAATLLAGLNIPERLWQLSPTTFSGGEQQRVNIARGFAHTYPAMLLDEPTASLDAQNRATVLSLIEEAKARGAAIIGIFHDEAAREQVCDRFVDVSAFTPKAAA; this comes from the coding sequence ATGATTGAACTTCAAAACGTGAGCAAGAGCTTCACCCTTCACAATCAAGGCGGTGCGGTCATTCCGGTCATGGAAGGCGCGAGCCTGACGGTTGCGGCAGGGGAGTGTATTGGCCTCACAGGCGCGTCCGGAGCAGGGAAATCGACCCTGATGCGGGTGATCTACGGGAACTATCTGGCGGCATCTGGCAAGGTCATGATCGGTGGGGTTGATGTCGCCAGGGCCGCGCCCCGCGAAATTCTGGCGCTGCGGCGCGAGACGCTGGGCTATGTGAGCCAGTTTCTGCGGGTGGTGCCGAGGGTGCCGACACTGGATGTTGTGGCAGAGCCGCTCTTGGCTGTGGGGGTCGATCTTGCAGTTGCACGCGACCGCGCCGCAACTCTGCTCGCTGGGCTGAACATTCCAGAACGCCTCTGGCAGCTCAGCCCGACAACGTTTTCCGGCGGGGAACAGCAGCGGGTGAATATCGCGCGCGGTTTTGCCCATACTTATCCTGCGATGTTGTTGGATGAGCCGACCGCGAGCCTTGATGCGCAAAACCGCGCCACGGTTCTAAGCCTGATCGAAGAGGCGAAAGCGCGCGGGGCAGCCATCATCGGAATTTTCCATGATGAGGCCGCGCGCGAACAGGTCTGTGATCGCTTTGTCGATGTTTCTGCCTTCACACCAAAGGCCGCAGCATGA
- the phnN gene encoding phosphonate metabolism protein/1,5-bisphosphokinase (PRPP-forming) PhnN, producing MNTQPAKAPVIAVVGPSGVGKDSLMDALLERVPGLVRQRRIITRAPELGGEDYDAVTEDRFATLCSAPGFALHWQAHGLRYAIPRDIDELRNRASGVLVNLSRKVLLEAEAAFGTLIVLSVTAAPEALAARLSARGREDSAEVERRLARASTPVPAGLSQVFDIDNSGQLEEAIKAAETALMPWLQPERA from the coding sequence ATGAATACGCAACCGGCCAAGGCACCGGTGATCGCCGTGGTCGGCCCGTCGGGTGTCGGCAAGGACAGCCTGATGGACGCGCTGCTAGAGCGCGTACCGGGATTGGTGAGGCAGCGCAGGATTATCACCCGCGCGCCGGAACTCGGCGGGGAGGACTACGATGCTGTGACTGAGGATCGGTTTGCAACGCTTTGTTCCGCGCCAGGCTTTGCCCTGCATTGGCAAGCGCATGGGTTACGCTATGCGATTCCGCGAGATATTGACGAGCTGCGCAATCGGGCCTCTGGTGTTCTTGTGAATCTCTCACGCAAGGTACTCCTAGAGGCTGAGGCGGCCTTCGGCACGTTGATCGTTCTGTCAGTCACCGCCGCGCCCGAAGCACTTGCCGCACGGCTCAGCGCGCGCGGGCGTGAGGACAGCGCCGAGGTCGAGCGCAGGCTCGCCCGCGCGTCAACGCCGGTGCCTGCCGGACTGTCGCAGGTGTTTGACATCGACAACAGCGGCCAACTGGAAGAGGCGATCAAGGCAGCGGAAACTGCCCTGATGCCCTGGCTTCAGCCGGAAAGGGCATGA
- the phnK gene encoding phosphonate C-P lyase system protein PhnK, whose protein sequence is MTPLLQVKNLAKMYGARIGCTDVSFDLYPGEVMGIVGESGSGKSTLLNSMAGHLTPDRGEVIFDTRTDGPVDTVTMSEPARRMLGRTDWAFVHQHAREGLRMSVSAGGNIGERLMAVGDRHYGNIRSHAADWLGRVEIAESRVDDRPTSFSGGMQQRLQIARNLVTGPRLVFMDEPTGGLDVSVQARLLDLLRSLVREMGLSAIIVTHDLAVVRLLADRLMVMKDGHVVETGLTDQVLDDPQHAYTQLLVSSVLQV, encoded by the coding sequence ATGACACCGCTGCTGCAAGTAAAAAACCTGGCCAAGATGTATGGCGCGCGGATTGGCTGCACTGACGTCAGCTTTGATCTTTATCCGGGCGAAGTCATGGGCATTGTTGGTGAAAGCGGGTCGGGGAAATCGACCCTGTTGAACAGTATGGCAGGGCATCTGACGCCGGATCGTGGCGAAGTGATTTTCGACACCCGCACAGACGGGCCCGTGGATACGGTCACCATGTCGGAACCTGCACGGCGCATGCTCGGGCGTACGGATTGGGCCTTTGTTCACCAGCATGCGCGTGAGGGTTTGCGGATGTCCGTTTCGGCGGGCGGCAACATCGGCGAGCGGCTGATGGCTGTGGGGGATCGTCACTACGGGAACATCCGCTCCCATGCTGCGGATTGGTTGGGGCGGGTCGAGATCGCCGAAAGCCGCGTTGATGATCGCCCCACCTCCTTCTCCGGCGGCATGCAGCAACGATTGCAGATCGCTCGAAATTTGGTGACCGGACCACGGCTGGTCTTCATGGATGAGCCCACGGGGGGCTTGGATGTTTCGGTACAGGCGCGGCTGCTGGATTTGCTGCGCAGCCTGGTGCGCGAGATGGGGCTGAGCGCCATTATTGTAACCCATGATCTCGCAGTGGTGCGGCTTCTGGCGGATCGGCTGATGGTCATGAAAGACGGCCATGTCGTCGAGACAGGTCTGACCGATCAGGTGCTGGATGATCCGCAGCACGCCTACACCCAATTGCTGGTTTCCAGCGTTCTTCAGGTCTGA
- the phnG gene encoding phosphonate C-P lyase system protein PhnG, with the protein MNSEKSMTAGENGDHANRKAWMGLLATADAKALQDLWQNYGCNPDHTWLRPPEVGGVMVQGRMGASGAPFNLGEMTVTRCALTLADGTVGHGYVQGRSKLQAETAAKVDALMQTDAAEEVHRRVLSPLQAAKHTRKMSRAAKAAATKVEFFTMVRGED; encoded by the coding sequence ATGAACAGTGAAAAGAGCATGACAGCGGGCGAGAATGGCGATCACGCCAACCGCAAGGCATGGATGGGCCTGCTTGCCACTGCAGATGCAAAGGCGCTGCAAGATCTGTGGCAGAACTATGGGTGCAATCCCGATCACACATGGCTTCGCCCGCCGGAGGTTGGTGGCGTCATGGTGCAGGGACGGATGGGGGCCAGTGGGGCGCCTTTCAATCTTGGTGAAATGACGGTCACCCGCTGCGCTCTGACACTGGCGGATGGCACTGTCGGGCATGGATATGTGCAGGGGCGTAGCAAGCTTCAGGCAGAGACTGCGGCCAAAGTCGATGCGCTGATGCAGACAGACGCAGCAGAGGAGGTTCATCGCCGGGTTCTGTCGCCCCTACAGGCGGCAAAGCACACACGCAAGATGAGTCGAGCTGCAAAGGCCGCGGCAACAAAAGTTGAATTTTTCACCATGGTGCGAGGGGAAGACTGA
- the phnE gene encoding phosphonate ABC transporter, permease protein PhnE, which translates to MTHATVSARPVADIQAEYQALIQRKRLYGGVILAVFVAMMAAGFRIADDRNAGSFWNGITHVFDYPSEVLSEAVEKVSLLPAHVVQFFPALIETLNIAAAATLIGAIFGTLLSLLATRGLARWPSLIPVFRRLLDIFRAIPEIVIALVLIFLLGGGPVPAMIAIAIHTAGALGKLFSEVNENASLKPVEGLASVGAGWAQRMVLGVFPQVGPNYVSYALLRFEINIRASAILGFVGAGGIGYELRNAMSWGQGRYDEAAAIFLLLFFTIVLVDQLSGLLRDRLTHGAKQ; encoded by the coding sequence ATGACACATGCAACAGTCTCGGCCCGGCCAGTGGCTGATATCCAGGCCGAGTATCAGGCACTAATCCAGCGAAAACGCTTGTATGGAGGGGTCATTCTGGCGGTATTTGTCGCCATGATGGCAGCCGGTTTTCGGATCGCAGATGATCGCAATGCCGGCTCATTCTGGAATGGCATTACCCATGTTTTCGATTATCCTTCCGAGGTGCTGTCAGAAGCGGTCGAGAAGGTTTCCCTGCTGCCTGCGCATGTGGTGCAGTTCTTCCCCGCGTTGATTGAGACGCTGAATATTGCCGCTGCGGCCACGCTGATTGGCGCCATTTTCGGCACTCTTCTGTCGCTGTTGGCGACGCGGGGTCTGGCCCGCTGGCCGTCCTTGATCCCGGTCTTTCGCCGGTTGCTGGATATCTTCCGCGCGATCCCGGAAATCGTGATCGCACTGGTTCTGATCTTTCTTCTGGGTGGCGGCCCTGTGCCTGCGATGATTGCGATTGCAATCCATACGGCGGGGGCGCTGGGCAAACTGTTCTCGGAAGTGAATGAAAATGCATCCCTGAAACCAGTCGAAGGGCTGGCCTCCGTCGGCGCTGGCTGGGCGCAGCGCATGGTGTTGGGTGTCTTTCCTCAGGTTGGTCCAAACTATGTCAGCTACGCGCTCTTGCGGTTTGAAATCAATATTCGGGCCTCGGCTATCCTTGGTTTCGTCGGGGCGGGCGGCATCGGATATGAGTTGCGCAACGCCATGTCCTGGGGGCAGGGGCGCTATGACGAAGCTGCTGCAATCTTTCTTCTGCTGTTTTTCACCATCGTCCTGGTGGATCAACTGTCGGGCCTGCTGCGTGACCGGTTGACCCACGGAGCCAAACAATGA
- a CDS encoding alpha-D-ribose 1-methylphosphonate 5-phosphate C-P-lyase PhnJ gives MTDYNFAYLDEQTKRMIRRAILKGLAVPGYQVPFASREMPMPYGWGTGGVQVSAATLTPDDTLKVIDQGADDTTNAVSIRKFFENTAGVATTEQTAKASVIQTRHRIPEAELSEDQILVYQVPIPEPLRFLEPRETETRKMHSLQEYGLMHVKLYEDISQHGAIATSYAYPVKVADRYVMDPSPIPKFDNPKMNMAAIQLFGAGREQRIYAVPPYTEVVSLDFEDYPFEASKADHPCDLCAAEDSYLDEVILDDAGNRMFVCSDTDYCRSRRDAGHIGRLSEEAA, from the coding sequence ATGACCGACTACAACTTTGCATATCTCGACGAACAGACCAAGCGGATGATCCGCAGGGCGATCCTAAAGGGGCTGGCGGTACCGGGCTATCAGGTGCCTTTCGCCAGCCGCGAAATGCCGATGCCCTATGGCTGGGGCACGGGTGGTGTGCAGGTCTCTGCCGCGACGCTGACACCGGATGACACGCTGAAGGTGATCGATCAGGGCGCAGATGACACCACCAATGCGGTCTCGATCCGGAAGTTCTTCGAAAACACCGCGGGCGTGGCCACCACCGAACAAACCGCAAAGGCGAGTGTCATCCAGACCCGTCACCGCATCCCGGAGGCGGAGCTGAGTGAGGATCAAATCCTTGTCTATCAGGTGCCGATCCCGGAGCCCTTGCGCTTCCTTGAGCCGCGCGAAACCGAAACCCGCAAGATGCACAGCTTGCAGGAATACGGATTGATGCACGTGAAACTTTATGAAGATATCAGCCAGCATGGTGCCATCGCGACCTCTTACGCCTATCCGGTGAAGGTTGCAGATCGCTATGTCATGGATCCGTCTCCCATTCCAAAATTCGACAATCCCAAGATGAACATGGCGGCGATCCAGCTGTTTGGCGCGGGGCGTGAACAGCGCATCTATGCCGTCCCCCCTTATACCGAAGTGGTCTCTCTGGATTTTGAGGACTATCCGTTTGAAGCCAGCAAGGCGGATCACCCCTGCGATCTCTGCGCGGCAGAGGACAGCTATCTGGATGAGGTGATCCTCGACGACGCGGGCAACCGGATGTTTGTCTGCTCGGACACGGATTATTGCCGATCCCGGCGTGACGCTGGCCATATTGGCCGCCTGAGTGAGGAGGCCGCGTGA
- the phnH gene encoding phosphonate C-P lyase system protein PhnH → MSSQAQASHFSGGFTAPPIQSAKAFRAAMSAMARPGEIKDINGATPPEGLSVAAGCLVLTLCDPDTGVFLAPDVDRPAVREWITFHTGAPFVLPEQAEFAIGGWSALAPLDRYRIGTSEYPDRSATLIVELPSLDTTNAELRGPGIKTCSEISLPDIGPFQANSMLFPLGFDTYFTAGSQISALPRSSRITPLSNKEG, encoded by the coding sequence ATGTCATCACAAGCCCAGGCTTCTCATTTTTCCGGAGGTTTTACCGCTCCGCCCATTCAGTCGGCGAAAGCGTTTCGCGCTGCGATGTCGGCCATGGCGCGGCCCGGTGAGATCAAAGACATCAATGGCGCCACCCCGCCAGAAGGGCTCTCGGTTGCGGCGGGATGTCTGGTGTTGACGCTTTGTGATCCCGATACGGGCGTATTTCTTGCGCCTGATGTGGATCGCCCGGCTGTGCGGGAATGGATTACCTTCCACACCGGCGCGCCTTTCGTCCTGCCAGAGCAGGCTGAATTCGCCATCGGTGGCTGGTCAGCGCTTGCGCCGCTGGATCGTTATCGCATCGGGACATCGGAATACCCGGATCGCTCGGCAACCCTGATTGTGGAGTTGCCGTCCCTTGATACAACAAACGCCGAGCTGCGTGGTCCAGGCATCAAGACCTGCAGCGAGATTTCGCTGCCGGATATCGGTCCGTTTCAGGCCAATTCTATGCTCTTCCCGCTTGGCTTTGACACCTATTTTACCGCCGGTAGCCAGATTTCTGCGCTGCCCCGATCCAGCCGGATCACGCCGCTGTCCAACAAGGAAGGCTAA
- the phnE gene encoding phosphonate ABC transporter, permease protein PhnE: MTTFDTTVPPTLRKLDMERLFMRKRALSLALPLLVLAYLAYVFVAFDVAGLAERMNPKNARTLVADSYSYKTHVTRDNRSGAVSVAIEGERKGAYPDGQSPEWVTLADTSSQVTIIDLEDGYEIRFGPENIAFDIPGYGTIRATPSRSAGVQAEFPAGDLPDWINASKNRLAVTTEAGRLTVTRNRAEVFRYFAGWELFFFTLDSPYHGMGIGELMTRAATGEAGAIFHDFWTNKMWRHQDVAWAIFETLLMAFLGTMGAGLIALPLAFAATRNFMPLRAVRFATRRVFDFVRGVDSLIWTVVLARAFGPGPLTGALAILVTDTGTFGKIFSEALENVDQKQIEGVASTGAKPAQRYRFGVIPQITPVLLSQLLYFLESNTRSATIIGAITGGGIGLLLTQAIITQKDWEEVAYYIVLIILMVMLMDWLSGWLRRRLIKGEPGRKARRQGAAMLLP, translated from the coding sequence ATGACGACTTTTGACACGACCGTCCCTCCGACACTGCGCAAATTGGATATGGAGCGCCTGTTCATGCGCAAGCGCGCCTTGAGTCTGGCGTTGCCGCTCTTGGTGCTTGCCTATCTTGCCTATGTGTTCGTCGCCTTTGATGTGGCGGGTCTGGCCGAGCGGATGAACCCGAAGAATGCACGCACGTTGGTAGCAGACAGCTACAGTTACAAAACCCACGTTACGCGTGACAACCGCAGCGGTGCCGTCAGCGTGGCCATCGAGGGAGAGCGCAAGGGCGCCTATCCGGACGGGCAGTCTCCGGAGTGGGTGACGCTCGCCGATACATCTTCGCAGGTTACGATTATTGACCTCGAAGATGGCTATGAGATCCGGTTTGGTCCTGAGAACATCGCCTTTGACATACCCGGCTATGGTACCATTCGCGCAACGCCAAGCCGCAGCGCCGGTGTACAGGCGGAATTCCCGGCGGGGGATTTGCCGGATTGGATCAATGCATCCAAGAACCGGCTGGCGGTCACGACGGAAGCCGGGCGCCTGACGGTGACCCGGAACCGGGCGGAGGTGTTTCGTTATTTTGCCGGTTGGGAGCTGTTTTTCTTCACCCTGGACAGCCCGTACCACGGCATGGGCATCGGTGAGCTGATGACGCGGGCCGCCACCGGCGAAGCGGGCGCGATTTTCCATGATTTCTGGACGAATAAGATGTGGCGTCATCAGGATGTCGCCTGGGCGATTTTTGAAACGCTGCTGATGGCATTTCTGGGAACGATGGGGGCAGGTTTGATTGCACTTCCGCTGGCCTTTGCTGCCACCCGGAATTTCATGCCGCTGCGCGCGGTTCGCTTCGCCACCCGTCGCGTGTTCGACTTCGTGCGTGGCGTGGATTCGCTGATCTGGACTGTTGTTCTGGCGCGGGCCTTCGGCCCTGGTCCGCTGACCGGTGCGCTGGCAATTCTGGTGACTGACACTGGAACCTTCGGCAAGATCTTTTCCGAAGCTTTGGAAAACGTGGATCAGAAACAGATTGAGGGCGTCGCCTCAACCGGTGCCAAGCCAGCGCAGCGCTACCGGTTTGGAGTGATCCCGCAAATCACACCGGTCTTGCTAAGTCAGCTGCTTTACTTCCTTGAATCGAACACCCGCAGCGCGACCATCATTGGTGCCATCACCGGAGGTGGCATCGGTCTGCTACTGACGCAGGCAATCATCACCCAGAAAGACTGGGAAGAAGTCGCCTACTACATCGTATTGATCATCCTCATGGTAATGCTGATGGACTGGCTCTCCGGCTGGCTTCGTCGCCGCCTGATCAAGGGTGAACCGGGTCGTAAGGCACGCCGTCAAGGGGCCGCGATGTTGCTGCCCTGA
- the phnD gene encoding phosphonate ABC transporter substrate-binding protein, producing MKNLFIAILATTALTAPVLADTAEIQEFRIGILGGENAQDRLNNNECLRQKTEDLLGVETKLFAPADYNGVIQGLLGGTIDMAWLGASGYAKTYLSDPAAVEPILVKVNNDGGYGYYSVGFARKDSGITSLDDMQGKAFGFGDPNSTSGFLIPSIEIPEATGATMTSGDYFGEVKFTGGHEQTIVAVANGDVDAGVSWADGLGEWEDGFNSGALRRAVDAGLVDMNDLVQIWQSKPIPEGPVVLRTELPEDVKLKMTGLMASLKSMDAECFYGVAAGEAKGFMPITHDAYEVIIEARKLKSN from the coding sequence ATGAAAAACCTGTTTATTGCCATTCTGGCGACCACAGCCCTGACCGCACCGGTTCTGGCTGACACCGCGGAGATTCAGGAATTCCGCATCGGTATTCTTGGTGGCGAGAACGCTCAGGATCGTTTGAACAACAACGAGTGTCTGCGCCAGAAAACCGAAGATCTGCTCGGTGTCGAAACCAAGCTCTTTGCCCCGGCAGATTACAACGGTGTCATTCAGGGCCTGTTGGGCGGCACCATCGATATGGCATGGCTGGGCGCATCGGGTTACGCGAAGACCTACCTGAGCGATCCGGCTGCCGTTGAGCCTATCCTTGTGAAAGTAAACAACGACGGTGGCTATGGCTACTACTCCGTTGGTTTTGCCCGCAAGGACAGCGGCATCACGTCGCTGGACGATATGCAGGGCAAGGCCTTTGGCTTTGGTGATCCGAACTCCACCTCCGGGTTCCTGATCCCCTCGATCGAGATCCCCGAAGCAACCGGCGCCACTATGACGTCAGGCGACTATTTTGGTGAAGTGAAATTCACCGGTGGCCATGAACAGACCATCGTTGCGGTTGCCAATGGCGATGTCGATGCCGGGGTCAGCTGGGCCGATGGCCTGGGCGAATGGGAAGATGGCTTTAACTCAGGCGCGCTGCGTCGGGCTGTCGATGCAGGCCTTGTCGATATGAATGACCTTGTCCAGATCTGGCAGTCCAAGCCTATCCCCGAAGGCCCTGTTGTCCTGCGTACAGAGTTGCCTGAGGACGTGAAACTGAAGATGACCGGCCTGATGGCGTCCCTGAAATCAATGGATGCGGAGTGTTTCTACGGGGTGGCAGCAGGTGAGGCTAAAGGTTTCATGCCGATCACCCATGACGCCTATGAGGTGATCATCGAAGCGCGGAAATTGAAGTCCAACTAA
- a CDS encoding chloramphenicol acetyltransferase: protein MPRLSADHPHLHPNCAITNSQFGAFVEIGADSRVLNSRFGDYSYCDRNCDIANAEIGKFSNIASATRIGATDHPLQRASLHHFLYRSSSYWDDVEDDAAWFDHRASRLAHIGHDTWIGHGALIKPEVTVGHGAVVASGAVVTKDVAPYTIVGGNTAQLIRRRYTETVAERMMALAWWDWEDTRLKAAVPDFRVLSAEAFLEKYA, encoded by the coding sequence ATGCCCCGCCTCTCTGCCGATCACCCGCATTTGCACCCCAACTGTGCCATCACCAATAGCCAGTTCGGCGCCTTCGTTGAAATCGGCGCAGACAGTCGCGTGCTGAACAGCCGGTTTGGCGACTACAGCTATTGTGATCGTAACTGCGATATCGCCAATGCGGAAATTGGGAAGTTCTCCAATATTGCCAGTGCTACCCGGATTGGAGCCACCGACCATCCCCTGCAAAGGGCTTCTCTGCACCATTTCCTCTATCGGTCGTCCAGCTATTGGGACGATGTGGAGGATGACGCGGCCTGGTTTGATCATCGGGCCAGTCGTCTGGCTCATATCGGGCACGATACCTGGATCGGCCACGGTGCGCTGATCAAGCCCGAGGTGACCGTCGGCCATGGTGCGGTGGTGGCGTCGGGCGCAGTGGTGACCAAGGATGTCGCACCCTATACGATTGTTGGGGGCAATACGGCCCAGCTGATCCGCCGCAGATACACTGAGACCGTTGCTGAACGAATGATGGCTTTGGCGTGGTGGGATTGGGAGGACACCCGACTGAAGGCTGCGGTTCCCGACTTTCGCGTGCTGAGCGCTGAGGCGTTTCTGGAGAAATATGCGTAG